CAGTTCGACCCCTTTCACTTTCGGGGTGAAGACGACGAATTGCGAGCGGCTGACGGTGTAGATGACCGGCACGTCCTCCCGGAAGACGCGGTTCGCTTGGAGGAACAGCTGGCGCCGTTTGGCGACATCCGCTTCGGCATAGGCGAGGTCCATCAGCCGGTCCCATTCGGGGTTGCAGTAGAGCATCGCACGGCGGGGCGCGCCGACCGGCTTGTCGCAGCCGTAGAAGGTGCGAAGCCCGGTGAAGAAGCCGTTGTCTTCGCCGTTGCTGCCGCTCCACAAATCGCCCTTCGGGAGGTCCCGCCGGCCGTACGCCTTGTCAACAAAGACACTCTCCTCGTTCGGGATCAACTCCACCTCGACGCCGACCGCCCGCAAGTCGGCCTGAATGGCGACGAGCATGTTCTGCTCGCCCCGGCCCGTCGAGTAGTCAAGCCCGCCGGGCAGCCGGAAGCCATTCGGATAGCCGGCCTCCGCGAGCAGGCGCCGCGCCATCGCCACGTCGTAGGGGATCGGCTGCACCGTGGGGTCGAAATAGTCGGTGTCAGGCACGGCGACTTGACCCGTCGGCTGAGCGTAGCCGCCGTACAGCCCGCTCGCGATCGCCTCTTTGTTCACCGCGTAGTTAAGCGCAAGACGCACGCGCTTCTCTTTCAGCGGCGTGTCCCGCAGTTCCCATGAGCCCTGCGGCATCGCAATCTGCGCCGAGGAGTTGAGCTGGGCGGTGACGACGATGCCGCGCTGCTTCAGCTGGTTCGCCTGATCGCCGGAGAAACTGAACATCGCCATGTCGAGCTCGCCTTGGGTGAGCCCGTTGATCACCTGAACGGCTTCGGGGATCAGCCGGAAATGGATCTCATTGGCGATCGGCTTGCGGAACGCGTGCGGCTCCGCGCGCTTGCGGTAAATGATCTGGTTCGCTTGCTGGAAAGAGACAAGCTCATACGGCCCGCTGCCCATCGGCTTCTGAACAAAAGCCTCAAACCCGATCGACTGGTAATACTTCTTCGGCAATATCCAGATGAAGGGCCCTCCGTTCGGGATCGCCGCGTTCGGCGCAGACAGCTTCAGTTCAACGGTGGTCGGGGTCGGATTGGTGACCGAGGTGACATTCAGCAGGTAAGACGTTTGGGGCCATCGGCGGTCGAGGATCTCTTGGATGCTGAAGACGACGTCTTCGGAAGTGAGGGGGTCGCCGTTGGCGAACTTCATGTCGGAGCGGATCGTGAACGTCCACGTCAGCCCGTCGGGCGAGACACTCCACCGCTCGGCGACCCAAGGACGCACCTCGTACTTCGGGCCGAACGTCGTCAGATTGTCGTACAGCGGCCAGTATTGGAACAGGTTGGCCCGCGACGCTTGCGGCGTCGGGTTGCCGATCATCACGCCGACCGCCACCCGCAGGATCTGCTGCTCGTCCCGCTGCTCTGCCGGCGCTACGCCGCCCGTGGGCGTTGTCGGCGCCGCGGGCGCGCACGCGACGCTCAGAAGCATGATGAACGCGAAAAGCCGAGCGGCCGTTGCGCGCATATGCCCTCCGAAATAGGGATATCGTAGACAGTCCTCTGCATTGTACGTCCCCGTCGCTCGGTGTCAACGTTTATTGCGTGCCATCCCGAAGCAATGGGAGCGGTGCCGCGAGCTTGCGCGCTCGCCGCGCGGAGGAGTGGCCGGCGGGCATGGAAACGAGCGGCGCCGCCCGGCAGCCGGGAAGTGCCGCGCGAGGGTGACGCTGGGCGCTCCCGTTCCGGCGCCGCCCTGCTCTTAGGGCTCGTGCCAGTTCAGTTCGATCAGGTCTTCCTTGAGAATGGTCGTCAGTTCAAAGCCGCAGCGCTCGCACCAGCACGGCTCGCGCGCGAGGGGCGGCGGCAGGAGCGGGATCCCGCAGCGCGGGCAGTACCACGCGGCTGTTCCCCGCGGGCGAACGAGCGGAGCGGCGAGCGGGCGTGTCCGGGCGAGGAGACGGTTCAGTTCGGCAGTTGCGAAGATCGAGTATTCCATTCTCCCCGCGTCGCAGACCCAAATCGGCCGTCCTGCGCTCTCTGCTCCTCGAAGCGGCTGCCCGCAGCGCAGGCAGAAGACCGGCGAAGTGGCGGCTGGCGGGGTCGGGAACGGCGGGGAGGGGAGCGGCGGGCGCACGCCAGCAAACAGTCGTTGGCGCTCGGTGAAGCGAAACCACTCGCGGGCAATCCAAGCGCGCTCCCGGAGGCGGACAGGCGCGTAGTCATCGAGAGGAACCCCTTGCCGGAGCAGCGTCTGCCGGTGCGCCTCCTCATGCGGCACCCCGGCGTCGATCAGGCGGCGCTCAATGAGGGTATGAGCGTACCACCGTCGCTGCTCAGCCGAGACCGGCTCAACATAGCGGTCAGGACGCAGTGACGGGTCGGGCTCACTAGTCATGGGCGCCGCCTGCGTACTGGTCGAGATATTCCTCGAGCGCGAGCGCAACGGCGTCAGGGAGGGAGCGCACTTGGGCAGGGCCGACGCCCACCGAGCGGCTGCCTCCAATGCCCCGTAACTGGCGCGCCATTTCGCGCGCCCGCTCGTTCGGCGGCAGCGGGCTCGCCATCCGCAGGTTTAAGCTGACGAGGCGGCCAAGCGCTTCGGCAAGGGCAGCGATATCGCTGCCCGCCTTCCCCACGTTGATGAAGACTTCG
Above is a genomic segment from Dehalococcoidia bacterium containing:
- a CDS encoding ABC transporter substrate-binding protein, which encodes MRATAARLFAFIMLLSVACAPAAPTTPTGGVAPAEQRDEQQILRVAVGVMIGNPTPQASRANLFQYWPLYDNLTTFGPKYEVRPWVAERWSVSPDGLTWTFTIRSDMKFANGDPLTSEDVVFSIQEILDRRWPQTSYLLNVTSVTNPTPTTVELKLSAPNAAIPNGGPFIWILPKKYYQSIGFEAFVQKPMGSGPYELVSFQQANQIIYRKRAEPHAFRKPIANEIHFRLIPEAVQVINGLTQGELDMAMFSFSGDQANQLKQRGIVVTAQLNSSAQIAMPQGSWELRDTPLKEKRVRLALNYAVNKEAIASGLYGGYAQPTGQVAVPDTDYFDPTVQPIPYDVAMARRLLAEAGYPNGFRLPGGLDYSTGRGEQNMLVAIQADLRAVGVEVELIPNEESVFVDKAYGRRDLPKGDLWSGSNGEDNGFFTGLRTFYGCDKPVGAPRRAMLYCNPEWDRLMDLAYAEADVAKRRQLFLQANRVFREDVPVIYTVSRSQFVVFTPKVKGVELPTPNVYNLDTVYKIK